The genomic stretch TGTGCCAAGCCTACCAGGACACAGAGATTTCCTTCCAGAGTCCGACCCCCAGACTCACTGCTGGTCCTCCTAGCCCGTTCGGAAACGAGTTCGACACGGGCTGCGTTGTGCCGTCAAACGGCTATATACACGACACATCATGTTCATGCCACGATCCGATCCGTTTCACGTCGTCGACGTACACGTACGACAAGTCGACGCATTGATCCAGCCATTGCACCGGTCGGTGCGtgtgcgtcgtcgtcgtcgccgccggccggaaaACTCGGCTGCTAGCGTGCGCGTCGTGTTCTGTCGCGCGCGCGGAGACatgaccgtcgccgccgccgacggcggggcggccgacggcgatgttacggcggcggcggacatgATGGAGCAGGGGCGGGTGGGCCTCCGCCCTCGCATCACGGGTGAGAGGAGGAGGCGACCCAAGAAACGCTGGTCATCCTCTGGCCTTCGTCGCGCGTGGGCTATCTTCATAACGGTAAGCCTTCTcgtggtttcttttttttttcggatGAAAATAATTTGTTATTCTCGAGGTCAGAAACAACTTCGCCGAACAAATAAAATTCAGGTGAGCTAAACCTCACCTGCTGGCGTTTCTTTCCCCTCAAACGCCTGGTTTCTCTACCACAGTTAAGTTTGTTTAATTTGAAATCCTCTTCGCCAACTTCAAAGAGGTTAGGATTGTGGGAGTTAATTAGTAAGGTTCATAGGCGTTAGGGTTTTCCAACTTCTacgttttctctctctctctctctctctttaacAGAGGAGGAACTTTATTAGAACATCATCATATAGTTACAATCAGCGCAAACAAGTTTTGTTCAATGACATTTGGAGAATACCTGATCCAAACAGTGGATGGCATCATATCCCTACACAACAGTTGCAAGTAAAAAATGGTGGGCAGCCCTATTTTGATGGTCTCTACACAAGTGGGTCTAGAGGGAACAAGTAGGCGTGTGCTCAAGgatcggcctgttcgcttcagcttatttagccggcttatcagccacgaaacagtattttcctctcacaacaaatcagccgtttcagcttttcagccggcttataagctgaagcgaacaggctcgaTAAGTGGTGACCAAGGTCCAAGGGGTCAAGGCAGGGCACAAGAATATGTGACTGATGCCAAAATAACAGAATCCAACCATCTAACCACCTCTCAATCATGTGAAAAGTTTTCAGGAATTTAAGCTATATTTTCTGCATTTCAGCACTTGATAATGCTCCAGCAGTAGATAACCCTTGAAGCTACGATCATATGTCAACtgcctactccctccgtttcaaattaccgttcgttttagtttttctaggtgcatattttgatatgcacctagattgatattatgtctatatatagaaaaagctatgcatctagaaaaaccaCAACGAATAGTATTTTAGGACGGAAAGAGTGTGTACTAATTAACCTACCCCCTCTCCTCTTTTGCAGGTATTTTGTACAGTCTCACTGCTCGTCATCGCAATTGGCAGCATTATGCCAGCTATATTCTCGGTCATGGACCTGGAGGACAGGATGTGTTTGGTGGTTATAGCACTTGCTTCTTCTAGTGTCCTTGTAATCATATACCTCTCAGGTCTCTACGACAAGGTGTTTGCGGTTACCGATTGGACGTACTAGACTACTAGTGTCACAAAACCTTTGTTTGTTAAATAAAATTTTTCATATTTGTATCTCGCCTTGCACTTTGCTGTTCAAGAACACTTGAAAACTCATCGTGGTGGCTTTGCAAAGAAAAGAGAGACACTCCAAAATGCTTAGCACATTCCGATATGAAGAACTAATTAACGGTGTACCGCATAATTTTTTGAAGGAGGCTACGGCAGGCAAGAAGCCGACCTGAACACTTTCATTCATATACCAATTTGTTGTATACAAGATTTGTGAGAGAGGAGTACAAAGGAATAGTATGACATAGGGCTACGCTACATGTAATTGCTGCGACGTGCATCCTACTTTAATGAAAGACTAAACAGGTTGAAAGCATGCTGCAGCTGACACAAGTGTCAGGCACGGCTTACAGACGCAATCAAAACGAAATATCACGATTACGCCTGGCAGCTTAGGGGAACACACAGGGCAACCCATGAACAAAACGAAAGCTTTATACATGTGTCTAGTGGGTGAGGATCAAATACCAGCCGTGTTTAGGAAGCAAAGAAAATTCAAACGAAGGAGCTCCTCAACGAAAGTACGGCATATTTCAAGCAAGAAGATAAGGGTATATAGCGTACAGTAACGCAACGGCATGTCACCACCACCCTGAGCACTTCAGCTTCAATGAACAGTCAAAATAAGCTTCTAGCATGTCACTACTTGCAACATGACAGCGAATAAACTCAGCTCAACCTTAGAGTGTTTTTGGATTACCGCAAAGTCAGCGGAGTTCTTGCTCGATGATTTGTGTAAATATTCCCAAGATCCCTCAAAAAGAGCAGTCACTATTTCTCACAAGATGATCTTTTTTACTCCTTGCGTCTTGAACACCACCGCCTTAGCCTTGGCCACCGCCCTTGGCCCATTCTAGACCACAACCCTTGCCTTAACCTTGTCCACTCTTGGCTCATCCTTGACCCCCATCCTTGCCTTAGCCTTGTGCATCCTTGCCGGGCTTTTGACCACATTGACCCCCATCCTTGCCTTAGCCTTGTGCATCCTTGCCGGGTTTTTGACCACATTGAGAGATCTGCGGGTACAACATTTTGTGACACTAAAGGTGAGAATTATATGAGGGGTACAACAAAGAATGTATTAGAAAACTATAATGAAGGAATTACTTTTTGGAAGTACCCGACTATCTCTGTTTTCCTCTTTAGAAGCCACACGTGTTATAGCCAGTACCACCTGTAGAATAAATCTAAATTATCAtccaaaagcaaaaaaaaaaaaaaaagacaatgcTATTGTGGAATGTTTGAAGACTCACCCAACCCCAAGCCATGATATGTCCTATAGCAAGAATAGCTTCCATTGAAATTAGCCATTGTAAGTTTGCTAGTGAGCTTGGTTGCAGAAGGTACAGATAATAGATCACAAAAGAGCAAAAGATTGTAAGGCTAAAGTGCGCAATGTTTCGGACATACGCTCTTTGCCTACGATCCCATCCACCATGAAAGCTCATGTGAAATCCAATGCTTAATAATCCCCAACACATTCCGAAAGCTTTCCACATGATGGTGTTTTCGATTTCTTTGGCCTCTAGGACAGTGTTTATAGGACCAATGAAGCTAAGGGGACCAAATAGCAGTACACCATATATGATCTTGGCAATTTTCAGACCTTTATCctagaagaaaataaaaagattaaTTAGTTTGCCTCAAACAGTTGACAATTATTGTAGATTGAAAAAAAATGACATGCACATCATCACATAATCATGGACTTATCACATTCTATAACTGCTAGATGTGGTGGAAACTGCACTATATATATCACTCTATCAACACCATGATCAATCACTTCTCTCTCAAATGATTTGTATCTACTACTGGTGAGACCCAGCTCACCAAATATTGTTTCTCCCAGCAAGTTTGCTTTCCGTCAAGGATAGAACCATTCAAATTTCCATGCAGCCATGCTTTATTTTTCACATGCACGAGCTCTAGCTACATTTATTATTTCTTCCCTAGTCCCTACAAAGCCACACCCGAATTCTTTATTAATTACACCAAGGTGATTACGATAATTTATGTATTTGGTATGCTTTAATCAATTTACCACATGGTGATGCACAATGTAAGGTTGAGGTACTGTTCCATTCCATTAGCTAACATATCCATCAGAAGCAACTACAAAAGTGGATCGCTGGATGTGTATGTGGCTGTGTTAGGTATTGTGTTAGTTCTATTCGCACTCCCTATCATATGAATGTACATTTTGAGTAGAAGAGATCACAGCATAGAGCATAAAGAGCTAGGCAACGAAATAGCTAGCAAAGTAGAAGAGATCATCGCTGCTGCTAAAGCAGCATGCAGTAATGACAAGAATGATTGTCTCCAACTTAAATGCATAATCATATCTGTTCCTACTATAAGATAAGTTCAATATATATGCCCACCAAGATCTCTATATTCCATACTGCTTTTCTCACCAATTTCGTCAGTGATGCAAGAAGAGTGATGTTTCTAAAGCTGTGATATTTCTGCTTTGATCTTGCACAACTCAAATGCACAGGACTTCACAGTTGGACCAGGAAAATTCAATACATAGGCTGTCTGATATCAAATTATGAAAATTAGGATACTTTTCAGATAATAATCTGTGTTCAAGATATCTACAATATGCATGTCATGTTTGCCATCTTGCACAACTCTAAGCTATGTAtccctattttttttaatcaaacatAGATCCATGACTAATTCAGCATTGATTCTACATGTAGATGCCAAGTCCCCAAACTTGCTTGTCTTAATACAGCCTTACAATTTTATAAAGTTCCATTCCTTCAAACAGTATTACAAAGATAAGTTCCATTTATAATGGTTGGCCATCCCTTCAAATATGACACCGTCACTCCAATTATGCAATGTGCATGGCCGTTTAGGCGAACAGTGGTAGATGGGTTCTACCTGGATAGGTGAGTGCTAGTTTACCCTGATGCTGCACTTATCGTGACCCACCTTGTTTTGAGCATAATACAGAAACACAATCAAGCACATGAGGCTGCCTCACAACAAATACAAAAACAGGATGACAAACTAGTTATTTGCACAAGCGCCTAAAAAAGGTGAAATATTCTTCACATCTTCTTGAGGTTAGGTGTCCGTCCGACGAACAATGCATATATGCGATTGGATTATGAAATTGTTCGGAAAAATGTGCAGGCCGTGGAAACCAGCGTACCTCTTTCGGCTCCGCCTCTTCTTTGTACTGCTTGAAGTTGGGGATGAACACGACGGGCACGGGCATCAAGTACGGTCCTCCAGCGTGGCCGCGCCCACCTGGgtctcctccctcgccgccgcgcccacccgggtctcctccctcgccgccgcgcccacccgggtctcctccctcgccgccgcgccccgccaccggatgccccgcgccgccgcgccccgccacgaactgccccgcgccgccgccaaccaTGAAACCCTCTCCGACGCGGAGATCACCCCCAGCACCCAACGCAGCAAGCAGCGCCGCCATCTCCAAAGCAACCTCCGGCACGCCGCCTCCGGCAGAGCTCTCCCCCGCAGCACTTGTCCCGGCCGCCGATTGGGCCCCCGCCAGCCTCACGACTCTCCACTCGGCGGCCGCGGATGCGGGGGGCATCAGGATggtccacccgccgccgccgacgcctccaGTGAGAGCgacgcctccggccgccgccgccgccgccgccgccgcgaccggAGCCGGAGGCGGCGCCTCGTTCGCCGCGTCGGCCATTTCCAAACCCTATGCTTCTAGAAAGTTCGGGTTCGAGCGAAAGCCCGACGCGAGTGCCGACAAGTTGTGACTGTCCGGTGGGGCCAAAGTGTACAAACACTCACTGACATGTGGTCCATTCGGGCACTAGGAAGCAGGCAGAGCTGTATATGCCAGTGGAGGGATGCGGCGAATCGCCATCGTGCTGATAAATTAAAAGCCCCACACTTGCCTACGTCCCATATTAAACCCAACAGCTCACGGTCAAATGTACCAGCCAGCTGCATTGTACACCCAACGGTTCAGCCATCCACCACGAGCGAGAGGACCGTTTGGTAACTTTTgcttatttgtttatttttaagtacgtgtcacatcgaatgtttgatacaaaactcattaggagtattaaacgtagactatttacaaaattcattacataagtggaggctaaacggcgagacgaatctattaagtctaattaatccatcattagcaaatatttactgtagcaacatattatcaaatcatggactaattaggcttaatagattcatctcgccgtttagcctccacttatgtaatgggttttgtaaatagtctacgtttaatacttctaattagtatctaaacacgggtgctaaaaataagcaaagaaaccaaaccaggcctgaaATGTTCTCGTGTCTTCGTGAAACGTGGCGCATGGTTGCCTTCCctgatttttttataaattataTAATGTTGTAATCCATCTGTTCCATGTACGTAGGGGCAATATTATCATTTCCTAATTCCTATCCATACTAATTTTATGTTCAAATTCTAAGAGTGCATTTATacttaggacggagggagtatcagaAAACTTTCATACTGCATGGTGTACCAATATTTTAGGGTGAGTGTTCCTATGTGTATATGAACCCAtgcatttgtatcatgttttatattggattaaattaaaaataaaattgctAATTGTTCCAAAAGTTTTACCGCCAAAATGGTCCTCTAACAATAATGTCCAAATAATTTAGCATGCCCCATAAATTGGTGTTGGCACGTGTTGTAAGATATTAGTATAATATAAAAGATATTAATTGAGGTATTTTTATGTCCTATAATGTCCAAATAATTTAGAgactaatatatttttaattgaATAGATAAAAGCTAATACAAAAGGTGATTAGTAGTATCTTGCCACACGCTTTAAGCGTTTATACATGGACATGCAAGGACATTAGTTATTTTCTGACGTTGACCAAAGCTGGATCAACTTGATAACAATCGCCCAACCATATAATAGAGTTACATTCTCGAGCAACAATTTACTCAACAGACACCTGACAATTTTTTTAATCGCGCAGCTAGTGGCGAAGTTAGAGTAAATTGGAGGGAGGTGCACTTGCCTTATGGTGCATAGAGTTTGATCATGAATGGTGCATATATGGTGAAAAATTAAACATATTCActattttttcattttttaggGGTACATTAGCACCCCTAATTACTATATACCTCCGCCCCTACGCGCAGCTAGCTAAGCAAATTTGTAGGCTAATTGccaaaaattataaataagAGCAATGATATAGCCCCCCTGCTGACACGTACGACAAAGCAAGAACAACGGTCCCTTGATGAACGGTGCATTATATGGCCGTCCGTGTGAGTGAATCCTGAACAGTTGCCTCGTCGTTACCTCTCGATTgcgcttggaagttggaaccatGGAGGGCGAGCTTTTCTGCGTGCAATAATCTGGCTTCACTACTCGACAAGGGAATGAGGAACCTCGCGCCGCCGTTTCTCCTCGTCTCACTGCCTCCGGGGGGTCACCCTTGCTGGCTTGTTGCCTCCTGCCACGTACGTTGGTGGTTTGCGGCGAGACCCAAACGCATTGGCCGGCGAACCGATCGACGACGTGCCGGTGATCAGTCGATGGCGCCTCCGGCAGGGGTGGCCGGCCAGTGGCCCCGACCGTGCCGCGCCCGCCAGGTAAAAGGATCGGAGGCCGTCGTCGCACTGGTTCACATCCCGCCGTCCGTCACGCTGCATAGCGCCAACCacgggccggcgacggcggcgggccgccAAACCACTGCTCCCTCGAGTGCGTCTCCCCGCGGGCACCGGACAGACCAGCGGCCTGCCTTAGCTTGCTCCAGTCGCTAATGGAGCTTGTGACGGGAAAATAGCAGGAAGTTGATACTCCAGTAGTAGAATCACAAATGAAAGAATGAACTCGTTGTTGGCGCAAACATCTCGAGCCATATGCAGTTCAGACTAGAGTTCCAAAGGAAATACAGGGGAGGGGGCTGGATTTTGAAATACCAAAGGCAACATGCATGATCCTATTCAACGTGGTTAGATGCATGCCATTCTTTCTCTCCAGAGAAACTACGGCACCAACGTGAGGACAACAGTATGTGCTGCAAGCttaaggggttgtttggatacgaggtgctaaactttaatagtgtcacatcggatgttcggatgctaattaggagaactaaacatgagctaattataaaactaattgcagaacccagtgctaattcgcgagacgaatctaattaatccatcattagcaaatgattactatagcaccacattgtcaaatcatagactaattaggcttaatagattcgtctcgcgaattatacttcatctatgcaattaattttatacttaacttatatttaatacttctaattagcatctaaatatctgatgtgacgggtgttagcGTCTGGCCCCAACATACGTGTGGCCGTCGGCTTTGCTCACAGTCCCGTGGCACATCTGGCTCACAGCTNNNNNNNNNNNNNNNNNNNNNNNNNNNNNNNNNNNNNNNNNNNNNNNNNNNNNNNNNNNNNNNNNNNNNNNNNNNNNNNNNNNNNNNNNNNNNNNNNNNNAACCGTatcccagcccagcccagccacGTTTACGGACCAGACCAGACCAGAGTCGACCGAAATATCAGGCCATGAGTGGCCCAAGTCCTAGTCCGTTGCGTTGCGTTGTGCCACCACCACCTGACGGCACGATGTCTTCACGGTGTACGATCCATCATCCAGGCCTACTgtttcgtcgccgccgccggccggcgtctCGCAAGGGCACGGAGGCAGCacggcgctcgccgccgacgaggacggCTGCGGCAgggcggccgacgacgacgctaCGGCGGCGGACATGATGGAGCAGGGGCGGTGGGCGTGCCTGCTCCGCCCGCCCTCCCCCGATACGGATCACGGGTGACGTGGGAGGAGACCCGCCAAGAAGAAGCTCGCGTCCTCGAGCCTTTCTCGCGCGTGGACAACCTTCATCGTGGTAAAGCTTATTAGGGTCCTCAAAATATCTTGTTTCTCCGCTACTGATGATATTCTTCTCGAGGTCACACACGACCTTAATTTAGCCCAACAAATAAAATCCTGATGATGATCGAGCCAGATCTCACcttgtttttttaatttcaaTTATGAAGAAATAGTAGACAATTATTCAAGCATCATAAGCGTTAAGCTAGTGCGGTATGAACTCAACTTGCCTCTActactccttttctttctttctttctgtttttgcAGGTACAATAATGTACAGTTTTACCGCTCGGCGTCATGATTGGCAGCTATATCCTTGGACCTGGACGTGGACGGGAGGACATCGTTTATGCTTGTAGCGAGCACTTGCTTCTTTTGGTTTGCTTGTAGCTGTATACTGCCAGTGGCGGAGCGTGATGCAATTTTAAGGGAGTTGATCACCAAATGGTAGGCTTTGGACAAAACCTTATTTGATAACAT from Setaria italica strain Yugu1 chromosome II, Setaria_italica_v2.0, whole genome shotgun sequence encodes the following:
- the LOC101774385 gene encoding uncharacterized protein LOC101774385 isoform X1; its protein translation is MADAANEAPPPAPVAAAAAAAAAGGVALTGGVGGGGWTILMPPASAAAEWRVVRLAGAQSAAGTSAAGESSAGGGVPEVALEMAALLAALGAGGDLRVGEGFMVGGGAGQFVAGRGGAGHPVAGRGGEGGDPGGRGGEGGDPGGRGGEGGDPGGRGHAGGPYLMPVPVVFIPNFKQYKEEAEPKEDKGLKIAKIIYGVLLFGPLSFIGPINTVLEAKEIENTIMWKAFGMCWGLLSIGFHMSFHGGWDRRQRAYVRNIAHFSLTIFCSFVIYYLYLLQPSSLANLQWLISMEAILAIGHIMAWGWVVLAITRVASKEENRDSRVLPKNLSMWSKTRQGCTRLRQGWGSMWSKARQGCTRLRQGWGSRMSQEWTRLRQGLWSRMGQGRWPRLRRWCSRRKE
- the LOC101774385 gene encoding keratin, type II cytoskeletal 3 isoform X2 — encoded protein: MADAANEAPPPAPVAAAAAAAAAGGVALTGGVGGGGWTILMPPASAAAEWRVVRLAGAQSAAGTSAAGESSAGGGVPEVALEMAALLAALGAGGDLRVGEGFMVGGGAGQFVAGRGGAGHPVAGRGGEGGDPGGRGGEGGDPGGRGGEGGDPGGRGHAGGPYLMPVPVVFIPNFKQYKEEAEPKEDKGLKIAKIIYGVLLFGPLSFIGPINTVLEAKEIENTIMWKAFGMCWGLLSIGFHMSFHGGWDRRQRAYVRNIAHFSLTIFCSFVIYYLYLLQPSSLANLQWLISMEAILAIGHIMAWGWVVLAITRVASKEENRDSRISQCGQKPGKDAQG